The proteins below come from a single Rosa rugosa chromosome 2, drRosRugo1.1, whole genome shotgun sequence genomic window:
- the LOC133730896 gene encoding uncharacterized protein LOC133730896, protein MGWVNTHTRELFDGYYSLDITYELLLGGYYPTGINANSNYVARDLAALGLILSPQPPTDPLKVVWKTIWSAKVPGKVALNAWRIAANILPTRRNLSLKGYDGDTGCVLCSHDPEDSLHLFINCPYASDIWSKAGLQWSVNGAASMHECLLATLPRLNKEEVNKTLMLRWGIWKNRNSQVWEQKSKHASETFLITLGWYEDVKRSNASPVVRCRQGVKLVKPRAGQFKMNCDGAYIPSTRRGGVGCVSRNSEGEFLAGASRPHALLTSPFHAELLALKEGLRLAMTLQYTEITFESDCALLVQAFQQEDQDLSTMCLLIYKHASGES, encoded by the coding sequence ATGGGTTGGGTAAATACCCATACCCGCGAATTATTTGATGGATATTACTCATTAGATATTACCTACGAACTATTATTGGGTGGGTATTACCCAACGGGTATAAATGCCAACTCTAATTATGTAGCAAGAGATTTGGCTGCTTTGGGGCTGATCTTATCCCCTCAACCACCTACTGACCCTTTAAAGGTGGTCTGGAAGACTATATGGAGTGCGAAAGTACCGGGTAAGGTGGCCTTGAATGCATGGCGAATTGCAGCAAATATTCTTCCTACAAGACGAAATTTAAGCTTGAAAGGCTATGATGGTGATACGGGATGTGTTTTGTGTAGCCATGATCCGGAGGATAGTTTACACTTGTTTATTAATTGTCCTTATGCAAGTGATATTTGGTCAAAGGCCGGCTTACAATGGTCAGTGAATGGTGCTGCATCTATGCATGAATGCTTATTGGCTACACTTCCTAGATTAAATAAGGAAGAAGTGAACAAGACACTTATGCTACGTTGGGGAATTTGGAAAAATCGTAATAGCCAAGTATGGGAACAAAAGAGTAAGCATGCTTCAGAAACTTTCCTGATTACTCTTGGCTGGTATGAAGATGTCAAGAGGAGCAATGCTAGTCCAGTAGTACGTTGCAGACAAGGAGTTAAGTTGGTTAAACCTAGGGCAGGACAGTTTAAGATGAATTGTGATGGAGCGTATATACCTTCAACTAGACGTGGAGGAGTTGGGTGTGTATCGCGGAACAGTGAGGGTGAGTTTTTGGCTGGTGCATCGCGCCCTCATGCACTACTTACCTCCCCTTTTCACGCCGAGCTGCTTGCACTAAAGGAAGGCTTAAGGCTAGCGATGACTTTACAATACACAGAGATAACGTTTGAGAGTGACTGTGCTCTTTTGGTTCAAGCCTTCCAGCAGGAAGACCAAGACTTATCAACTATGTGCCTATTGATTTATAAGCATGCTTCAGGGGAATCCTAG